The following coding sequences lie in one Apium graveolens cultivar Ventura chromosome 3, ASM990537v1, whole genome shotgun sequence genomic window:
- the LOC141712806 gene encoding nitrate reductase [NADH]-like, producing MMAASVENRQFHRLDHGGIRNFKPPTHRSDSPVHGYNDKNVEFYSSDDEDCMTEYKESIDKGKAELEPSILDIRDIGTADSWIERNGSMVRLTGKHPFNCEAPLTRLMHHGFITPVPLHYVRNHGPVPKATWADWTVEVCGLVKRPSCFTMEQLVNDFPSKEFPATLVCAGNRRKEQNMVKQTIGFNWGAAGISTSVWRGVPLHHLLKRCGIYGRKKGALNVCFEGAEDLPGGGGSKYGTSIKKEFAMDEARDIMLAYMQNGDVLSPDHGFPIRIIIPGFIGGRMVKWLKRIVVTTKESENYYHYNDNRVLPSHVDAELANSEAWWYKPEYIINELNINSVITTPCHDEILPINSWTTQRPYILRGYAYSGGGKKVTRVEVTMDGGESWQVTKLEHQEKPNKYGKYWCWCFWSLEVEVLDLLAAKEIAVRAWDETLNTQPEKLIWNVMGMMNNCWFRVKTNVCKPHKGEIGIVFEHPTQPGNQSGGWMSKEKKLGKSMDALKRSVSTPFMNTASKVYSMSEVKKHNSAESAWIIVHGHIYDCTRFLKDHPGGADSILINAGTDCTEEFEAIHSNKAKKMLEDHRIGELITNGYTSDSPNNSLHGASNMVSMLAPIREMTTKVVALVPREKIPCKLISKTAISHDVRVFRFGLPLEDQVLGLPVGKHIFLCATVNDKLCMRAYTPTSTIDEVGYFELVVKVYFKGVVPRFPDGGLMSQYLDSIPLGTILDVKGPLGHIEYTGRGNFTVSGKHKFAKKLAMLAGGTGITPIYQVMQAILKDPEDDTEMHVVYANRTEDDILLKNELDAWAEKYSDKVKVWYVVEKANEGWKYSAGFITEAILREHVPAGSEDVLALACGPPPMIQFAINPNLEKMGYNIKDSLLVF from the exons ATGATGGCAGCCTCTGTTGAAAACAGGCAGTTCCACCGCCTCGACCATGGCGGTATTCGCAACTTTAAGCCTCCTACTCACCGCTCTGACTCTCCTGTTCATGGCTACAATGATAAAAATGTTGAGTTTTACTCCAGTGATGATGAGGATTGCATGACAGAGTATAAGGAGAGTATTGATAAAGGCAAGGCAGAGTTGGAGCCTTCTATTTTGGATATACGAGACATAGGAACCGCTGATAGTTGGATTGAGCGCAACGGTTCTATGGTTCGGCTTACGGGTAAACATCCGTTTAACTGTGAGGCGCCTTTGACGCGCCTCATGCATCACGGCTTTATTACTCCCGTGCCGCTTCACTATGTCCGGAACCACGGTCCTGTACCCAAGGCTACTTGGGCTGACTGGACCGTGGAGGTATGCGGATTAGTGAAGCGACCGAGTTGTTTCACTATGGAACAACTCGTCAATGATTTCCCTAGCAAGGAATTTCCAGCTACTCTGGTTTGTGCCGGAAATCGTAGAAAAGAACAGAACATGGTGAAACAGACTATCGGATTCAATTGGGGAGCAGCTGGCATTTCAACGTCCGTGTGGAGAGGCGTGCCCCTCCATCACTTGTTGAAGCGGTGTGGTATTTACGGCAGGAAAAAAGGCGCCCTCAACGTATGTTTTGAGGGCGCCGAAGATCTTCCGGGCGGTGGTGGATCTAAATATGGAACTAGTATCAAAAAGGAGTTTGCGATGGATGAAGCTAGAGATATCATGTTGGCGTACATGCAAAACGGCGATGTTCTGTCACCGGATCACGGGTTTCCCATTCGGATAATTATTCCGGGATTCATTGGGGGCCGGATGGTGAAATGGTTAAAACGGATTGTTGTGACAACTAAAGAATCAGAAAATTATTATCACTACAATGATAACAGGGTACTTCCTTCTCATGTGGATGCTGAGCTGGCCAATTCAGAAG CTTGGTGGTACAAGCCAGAGTACATCATCAATGAGCTCAACATAAACTCAGTGATTACGACACCGTGCCATGATGAAATCTTGCCTATAAATTCATGGACAACACAAAGGCCCTACATTTTGAGAGGATATGCTTATTCCG GAGGGGGTAAAAAAGTGACAAGAGTTGAAGTGACTATGGACGGTGGAGAGAGCTGGCAAGTGACAAAGTTAGAACATCAAGAAAAGCCCAACAAGTATGGGAAATACTGGTGTTGGTGTTTTTGGTCATTGGAAGTGGAGGTTCTAGATTTGCTTGCTGCTAAAGAGATAGCTGTTCGTGCTTGGGATGAAACCCTTAACACACAACCCGAGAAGCTCATTTGGAATGTTATG GGTATGATGAATAATTGTTGGTTTCGAGTGAAGACCAATGTGTGCAAACCACACAAGGGGGAGATAGGAATTGTTTTTGAGCACCCGACTCAGCCTGGAAACCAGTCGGGTGGATGGATGTCAAAGGAGAAAAAGCTCGGAAAATCCATGGACGCCTTAAAGAGGAGTGTGTCAACACCATTCATGAACACTGCTTCAAAGGTTTACTCTATGTCCGAAGTCAAGAAACACAACTCTGCAGAGTCTGCGTGGATCATTGTCCACGGCCACATTTATGACTGCACTCGCTTCCTCAAGGATCATCCTGGTGGTGCTGACAGCATTCTCATCAATGCTGGTACTGACTGTACAGAGGAATTTGAAGCCATTCACTCAAACAAAGCTAAGAAAATGTTGGAAGACCACAGAATTGGAGAGTTGATAACAAATGGTTATACCTCCGATTCTCCTAATAATTCTCTTCATGGTGCATCAAACATGGTTTCAATGTTGGCACCAATCCGGGAAATGACAACCAAAGTCGTAGCACTTGTTCCCAGAGAGAAAATCCCATGCAAACTAATTTCCAAGACCGCAATTTCTCATGACGTGAGAGTATTTCGTTTTGGTTTACCTTTGGAAGATCAAGTGCTTGGTTTACCTGTTGGTAAGCACATATTTTTGTGTGCAACTGTCAATGACAAGCTTTGCATGCGAGCTTACACGCCAACTAGCACCATAGACGAAGTTGGGTACTTTGAACTTGTGGTAAAAGTTTATTTCAAAGGTGTAGTCCCCAGATTTCCTGATGGCGGACTAATGTCACAATATTTAGATTCAATACCACTAGGGACGATTTTAGATGTCAAGGGTCCCTTAGGTCACATCGAGTACACGGGCAGGGGTAACTTTACAGTGAGTGGGAAACACAAGTTTGCCAAGAAGCTGGCCATGCTTGCTGGGGGGACGGGTATCACTCCTATTTATCAAGTGATGCAAGCAATATTGAAAGATCCAGAGGATGATACAGAGATGCATGTTGTGTACGCAAACAGGACTGAAGATGACATACTGCTGAAAAATGAACTTGATGCTTGGGCTGAGAAGTATTCAGACAAGGTGAAAGTGTGGTATGTTGTGGAGAAAGCAAATGAGGGATGGAAATACAGTGCTGGATTTATCACGGAAGCTATCTTAAGGGAGCATGTTCCGGCAGGTTCAGAGGATGTTTTGGCACTGGCTTGTGGTCCACCACCTATGATTCAGTTTGCCATTAATCCCAACTTGGAAAAGATGGGGTACAATATAAAGGATTCGTTGCTAGTGTTCTAA